CGGAGTGGATGTCCCCCGCCTGGAGGACCACGACGGCGGGGCCCTGTCCGCCCGCGGCCAGGACACGCCGCAGGTCCTGCGGATCCATGCGCCCCTGGCCGTCGGCCGCCACCAGGGCGGGGGCGCCGAGCCCCAGGTAACGCAGCGCCAGGTCCACGGCCATGTGCCGGTCCTGGCCGGCGACGGCCCGTACGCGCGGGCCTCCGGCGAGGCCGTCGCGGGCGACGCTCCAGCCGGCGCGCCGCAAGACCTCGTCCCTCGCGGCCGCGAGGCAGGTGAAGTTCGCCATCGTGGCGCCGGTGGTGAAGCCGACGCCGCTGTCGTCCGGCAGACCCAGCAGATCGAGCAGCCACGCGCCGGCGACCTCCTCCACCGCCGCGTACGCGGGCGACGCGGCCCGCATCACGGAGTTCTGGTCCCAGGCGCTGACCAGCCAGTCCGCGGCGAGCGCGGCGGGTTCCGTACCGCCGACCACGAAGCCGTAGAACCGGCCGCTCGGAAACGCGGTCAGTCCCGGCTCGCAGGCCGTGGCGAGCAGATCGACGACGTCGGCCGGGGTGCCGGGGGTATCGGGCAGTTCGGTGCCGAGCGCGCGCACGATCTCGTCGACCGATGCGCGTGCGGGAATCCGCCGCTCGGACAGGCTCGCGAGCCACCGGACGGCATGCTCGTGCGCCCGCAGGAGCGCGGCCTCGCGCGCGTCCACACTTCGGACTATGGGACAGCCGTCGCCGGCCCGCAAGCCGCGGCTCGTACGCGCGTACCCCCTCGGCGGTCAGAGCGGGACGGCGGTGTGGTCGAGGCCGCCCAGGGCTGCGGCCCACGGGAAGGGGGCCGCGTCGGCGGAGGTGTTGTCGTGCTGGAGGAGCTGGACCCCGGCGTTGCGCAGCGTGGCGAGCGATATGTCGTACTGCGGGTGCGCGGCGAGGGCGTTGTTGGTGCAGGCGACGGCGGTGACGGGGGTCGCGTTGCCGAGTGCCTCGGCGGCGAGACCGATCGTCAGCCGGTCGGTGAGACCGAGAGCCCAGGCGTTGACGGTGTTGAAGGTGGCGGGGGCGTAGAGGAGCGCGTCGGGGGCCGGCCACTGCTCCGGTTCGCCGGGAAGGCGGTACTGCCACAGGACCGGATGGCCGGTGAGCGCGGCGAGTCCGTCGAGGCTCTCCGCGAGCCAGTGTGCGGCCGTGGGGGTGAGCCCGAGGCAGACGTTCCAGCCGCGGGCCTGGGCGTCTTCGATGACGTGGGCGACGTCGAACACGGGTGGCGCGGCGGAGCAGAGCAGGTAGAGGGTCTTCGTCGTCATGCGGCATTATGATCATAACGTCAGACCTCAAGTGCGGTTGAGGGTGCGGGATCCAGCCCGCGGACACCGGCCGGGCGGCCCCAACCGGACGGTGTGCCCTGCCCCTGTCGCCGCACAACCGCTGGTGGGGGACAGTGGATCTGTGGTGGACGTCGACGCGGTGGCAGCCGAGCTGTACGGGCTCAGGCCGGAGGAGTTCACGGCCGCTCGGGACGCTCACGCGGCCACCGCGCGCAAGGCGGGGCAGCGGGCCGACGCGAAGCGCATCGCCGCCCTGCGCAAGCCCACGCTCGCTGTGTGGGCGGCGAACCGCCTCGCCCGCGCGGACGCGGACCAGGCCCAGCACCTGCTGGAACTCGGCCGGGGGCTGCGCGAGGCGCACCGGACCCTCTCGGGGGAGGACCTGCGCAAGCTGTCCCACCAGCAGCACGTGGTCGTCGCGGCGATGGCCGGCGAGGCCCGCCGACTGGCCGGCGAAGCGGGGCAGGACCTCTCCGCCGGGGCGCAGAGGGAGGTCGAGCAGATCCTGCGCAGCGTCCTCGCCGATCCCGAGGCGGCCGACACCTGGGCGCGCGGGATGCTGGAGAAGGCGCCGCCCCCGGCCGTGGGCTTCGCCGAGGTGGCACCCGCCCCGGGTACGGCGCCGCGACCGCAGCCTCCCGAACGTGATCGGGAGCCGGAGCCCGGCCCCGAGCCCGAGCCGGGGCGGCAGGCGGAGCCCGACACGCAGGAGGCCCAGCGGACGAGCCGGGAGGCCGAGCTGGCCGAGGAGGCCCTGGCGCGGGCGGAGGCGGAGCGGGAGCAGGCCCGTACCGGCGTGGACGCGCTCGACGAGCAGATCGTACGGCTGGAGCAGCGGCTGGATGACGCCCGACGGGAGCGCGAGCGCCTCGCGGCCGCCGCGGAGGCCGCCGAACGCGCCCACCGGGAGGCCGTACGGGAGGCGAAGAGGGCCCGTACGGCGGCCCGGAAAGCCCGGCGCCGCTGACGGGACCGCACGTCGGCGCGGAGGGAACGGCCGGTTGTGAGTGGGGGTGCCGCACCCCGGGCCGGGCAGGCGGGACTTCGCCGGGGTACGCCCTAAGGTCGTAGGCATGATCATGAAGACAGAGTTCAGCGACGCCTTCCTGCTGGAAGCCGAACGCCATGCGGCCTGGGGCGCGGCACAACTGGAGGCCCTCACCGAGTTCATGCCGGGGGGACCCTGGACGGCGGACCTGGAGGCCTGCCGCTACCGGCAGGGCGATCTGGAGCTCCGGGTGGCCGTGCTGGGCACGTACGACCTGCGGGAGCGGTCCTGGATGTGGGGCTGGGCCAACCCGGGGCTGCGCGGCAGCGAGGTCGTCGCCCTGACGGGCGCCGTCGCGCGCTACGGACGGGCCCACGGGATAGCCGAGTTCACCGAGGAGGTCCTGGACCTGTCCGGATTCGAGGACCCCCGCCGGGCCGCGGAGACGCTGGCCTTCGCGGGCATGGGCGTGACGGAGGCGCCCGGATACCTGGGCCTCCCGGCGGGGCCGGACAGCCAGGTCTACTTCCTGCCGGACGATCCGCAGGTCCCGCGGGCCGGCCTCGACGCGGTGTCGCTGCCGCGTCAACTCGTGACCGGAGCAGGCCTGATCGGCCGTTCGGCGCGGCAGGTGGTGACGGGATACCTGGAGCACCACGGCCTGCCCTCCCGGGAGGACGGCAACCTGATCCGGACCGACCTGCCCGGCGGCAGCGCGGCGGAGATCGAGTTCGACGGATCGGGCCGCATCGCCGCCGTACGCCTCACCGCGGTCTGACCGGCGGCCCCGGCCCGGACCCGAACCAGGCCGGCGCCGGGCGTCGGTGCCCCCTTTCCGGACCGTGAGACCCGCCCGTGTGCCCCGCCGCCCGCCTCCGCGGTGCCGGCCATCCCGCCCGGTCCGGCCAAGTTGCGCACCGGGTGCCCGCCGGGTGTCCCTCCGGTCTGCCCGGCGGCGCCCCGCCCCACCTGCGTCGCGCCGCGTCGAGCGCGGCTCCGCGGGCATGGCAGGCCAGGGTCCCGTGCGGCTGCTGGGGCGGGGGTGGTGGGCGGCCGCCCCGCCGAACCGGGCCTTTCCGGCCCATCGCGGGCGCCGTGGCCGGCCGGGCGGCAGGCCACCGGCGGCCTGCCGCCGCGGACGCCTCGCCGGAGTGGAATCCGGCCAGCCGACGGGTGCGCGCATCGCCGCGGGGCGTTTGTCCATATCCCGTCCTGTCGCCGCACCCGCGCCTCGTGGTGGCATGTCCATGCCGAAATTGATCGGCGTCCCCCGATGAACGGAGAAACAGGATGATGCTCCGCAGACTGACCGTCGGCGCGGCGGTGGCGGCGTTGTCCGCCCTGGCGATGCCGGCGCAGGCGCACAACACCACCTATCCGCCCGGAAGAATCACCGTCGACGTCGTCGGCGTCAACGGTTCGGGATGCCCCCAGGGCACGGCGAGCGTCGCCGCCGCCTCCGACAACACCTCCTTCACCGTCACGTACAGCGACTACCTCGCGCAGACCGGCGCCGGCTCCGGCGGCACCGACTTCCGCAAGAACTGCCAACTCGCCCTGCAGATCCACGTGCCGCAGGGCTTCACGTACGCCATCGCCCGGGCCGACTACCGCGGCTTCGCCCACCTCCAGCGCGGCGCCTACGGCCAGGAGCGCGCCAACTACTACTTCCAGGGCATGGCCCAGACAACGCGCCGCACCCACCAGTTCAACGGCCCCTACTCCGACAACTGGCAGGCGAGCGACCAGACCGACTACGCCGACCTGGTCTGGGCGCCCTGCGGCGAGGAACGCAACCTCAACGTCAACAGCGAACTGCGCGTGTACGCCGGAACATCGAGCCCGCAGGCCCTGAGCTTCATGAGCATGGACTCCACGGACGGCAGCGTCAGCACGGTCTACCACTTCGCGTGGAAGGAATGCCCGGCGGTCTGACACGGCGTGATCCTCGGAACCAGCACATCACGGTCAGGAGTGACAACGATGTCCCACCCCCTGTCCCGCACCCTGTTCACCGGCGCCGCCGCCGCGGCACTGATCGCCACGGCGACCCCGGCCGGCGCCGCCGGACCCGTCCCGCCGATCGTCACCGCACCGCCCGACAAGATCGTCATCGAACTCGCCACGGTGAACGGGTCCGGATGTCGCGAGGGCACCGCGGAAGTGGCCGTCGCACCCGACAACACGGCCTTCACCGTCACCTACAGCGACTACCTGGCCCAGGTCGGGCCCGGCGCGCCCCCGACCGGATTCCGTAAGAACTGCCAGCTCAATCTGCGGGTCCACGTTCCCTCGGGATTCACCTACGCCATCGTCCAGGCGGACTACCGGGGATTCGCATTCCTCCAACCCGGTGCATGGGGGCAGGAGAAGGCGAACTACTACTTCCAGGGAATGCCGCAGACGACCAGCCGCACCCACACGTTCCACGGACCGCTCAACGACAACTGGCAGTCGACCGACAGGACGGAGTACGCGGATCTCGTCTGGGCGCCGTGCGGTGAGAAACGCAATTTCAACATCAACACCGAACTGCGCGTCAACGCGGGCACGTCCAACCCGCAGTCGGCGACCAGCTTCATGACGATGGACTCCACCGACGCGAGCGTGAGCACCCTCTACCACCTCGCCTGGCAGGCCTGCCCGGCCCCGCGGACCTGACCCGCCGCACACCCCCCCGGCGCCGCCGGCCCGGGGCGGGCGCCCTGAACGGCGCCCGCCCCACCGGTGCTACGTTCGCCCCATGCCCGAGCTGCGAACCGAACGCCTCGTCCTGCGCCAGTGGCGGGACAGCGACCTGCGACCCTGGGCGGGGATGAACGCCGACCCGGTGGTGCGCGAGCACTTCGACGGCGTGCTCACCCGTGAGCAGAGCGAGGCGTCCGCGGCCCGCTTCCGGGCCGCCATCGAGCAGCGGGGCTGGGGCTGGTGGGCCGTCGAGGTGCGGGACACCGGCGAGTTCATCGGATTCACGGGACTGGACCCGGTGGACGAGGGCATGCCGTTCACCGGAGTGGAGGCCGGCTGGCGGCTGGCCCGCACGGCCTGGGGGCACGGCTTCGCCACCGAGGCCGCCCGGGCCGCGGTGGACTTCGCGTTCGACACCCTCGCGCTGCCGGAGGTGCTCGCGGTGACCACGGCCGCCAACCACCGGTCCCAGGCGGTGATGCGCCGCCTCGGGATGACCCGTGACCCGGCCGACGACTTCGACGACCTCACCGTGCCCGCCGGGCCGCTGCGCCCGAGCGTGCTCTACCGGCTTCGGGCGGACGGCCGCCACCCCGTCGCGGGGTGACGGCGGTCGCGCGTCAGCGGGAGCCGGATCCCACCGCGCCGTTGCGCCAGACCGTCATGTCCAGGGTGAGGTAGGTGCTGGGGGAGTCCTCCGGCGACATCCCGCGCACCGTGACCAGGGCGAGGTGGCCGGTGCCGGTCGTCACGCAGATCTGCCGGCCCGTGCCGAGCTTGTTCACGTACACGTTCTCCGTGAAGCGGGTCTCGGCGCGGCAGGTGGCGAGCGAGCCCTCCTGGCCCGGGTCGAGGAGGACCATGCTGCCTCCCCGGCTCTCGGTGTCGAGGTAGCCGCCGGTGTCGTAGGACAGCTCGTAGCCGCCGTCCTCGCCCTTCTGCGGGCGCAGCGGGTCCTCGCCCAGGGTGAGGTGGTAGCCGGCGGTGAGGTTGACGCTCTTGTAGTCGGCTGGCGCCGGGTCGGGGCGGGTGTTGCCGGCCGACGGCTTCGAGCCCTTGGCGCCGTCGCCCTTGGTGCCTTCGCCGCCGCCCGTGCCCCCGTCGGCCGTGCCGCCGCTGCCCGTGCCGCCGGAAGCGGAGGAAGTGGCGCCGGAGTCCTTGGCCTTGT
This DNA window, taken from Streptomyces sp. TN58, encodes the following:
- a CDS encoding pyridoxal phosphate-dependent decarboxylase family protein, yielding MDAREAALLRAHEHAVRWLASLSERRIPARASVDEIVRALGTELPDTPGTPADVVDLLATACEPGLTAFPSGRFYGFVVGGTEPAALAADWLVSAWDQNSVMRAASPAYAAVEEVAGAWLLDLLGLPDDSGVGFTTGATMANFTCLAAARDEVLRRAGWSVARDGLAGGPRVRAVAGQDRHMAVDLALRYLGLGAPALVAADGQGRMDPQDLRRVLAAGGQGPAVVVLQAGDIHSGAFDPFPEAVRAAREAGAWVHVDGAFGLWAAASPRHEHLTEGCASADSWATDAHKTLNVPYDCGLAVVRDPSALRAAMGLRGDYLIQHEHGDPVDTVPELSRRGRAFTVWAALRSLGRSGVADLVDRLCRHARAFAGGIAAIDGGRVLNDVVFTQVCAEFGDDERTERVLTRLLDDGTTWISGSTWHGRRVMRISVSNWSTDDDDVTRALDAIRRAAAGVSG
- a CDS encoding flavoprotein, whose product is MTTKTLYLLCSAAPPVFDVAHVIEDAQARGWNVCLGLTPTAAHWLAESLDGLAALTGHPVLWQYRLPGEPEQWPAPDALLYAPATFNTVNAWALGLTDRLTIGLAAEALGNATPVTAVACTNNALAAHPQYDISLATLRNAGVQLLQHDNTSADAAPFPWAAALGGLDHTAVPL
- a CDS encoding DUF6882 domain-containing protein, with the protein product MIMKTEFSDAFLLEAERHAAWGAAQLEALTEFMPGGPWTADLEACRYRQGDLELRVAVLGTYDLRERSWMWGWANPGLRGSEVVALTGAVARYGRAHGIAEFTEEVLDLSGFEDPRRAAETLAFAGMGVTEAPGYLGLPAGPDSQVYFLPDDPQVPRAGLDAVSLPRQLVTGAGLIGRSARQVVTGYLEHHGLPSREDGNLIRTDLPGGSAAEIEFDGSGRIAAVRLTAV
- a CDS encoding DUF4360 domain-containing protein, whose protein sequence is MLRRLTVGAAVAALSALAMPAQAHNTTYPPGRITVDVVGVNGSGCPQGTASVAAASDNTSFTVTYSDYLAQTGAGSGGTDFRKNCQLALQIHVPQGFTYAIARADYRGFAHLQRGAYGQERANYYFQGMAQTTRRTHQFNGPYSDNWQASDQTDYADLVWAPCGEERNLNVNSELRVYAGTSSPQALSFMSMDSTDGSVSTVYHFAWKECPAV
- a CDS encoding DUF4360 domain-containing protein, with product MSHPLSRTLFTGAAAAALIATATPAGAAGPVPPIVTAPPDKIVIELATVNGSGCREGTAEVAVAPDNTAFTVTYSDYLAQVGPGAPPTGFRKNCQLNLRVHVPSGFTYAIVQADYRGFAFLQPGAWGQEKANYYFQGMPQTTSRTHTFHGPLNDNWQSTDRTEYADLVWAPCGEKRNFNINTELRVNAGTSNPQSATSFMTMDSTDASVSTLYHLAWQACPAPRT
- a CDS encoding GNAT family N-acetyltransferase; the protein is MPELRTERLVLRQWRDSDLRPWAGMNADPVVREHFDGVLTREQSEASAARFRAAIEQRGWGWWAVEVRDTGEFIGFTGLDPVDEGMPFTGVEAGWRLARTAWGHGFATEAARAAVDFAFDTLALPEVLAVTTAANHRSQAVMRRLGMTRDPADDFDDLTVPAGPLRPSVLYRLRADGRHPVAG